Proteins encoded together in one Oceanobacillus iheyensis HTE831 window:
- a CDS encoding Dps family protein, whose translation MENQRLINFLNQLLSNYFVLYVKLHRYHWFVKGVHFFTLHDKFEEMYEQITVQLDEIAERILMIGGKPLATMAKYIKESTIEEAAADDEEAEIIQQLVKNITQLISEIQEEGYALTEEFHDHPTEDLLTSLHADLDKKKWMLESYQK comes from the coding sequence ATGGAAAATCAACGGTTAATTAATTTTTTGAATCAATTACTTTCGAATTACTTCGTGTTATATGTAAAATTACATCGTTACCATTGGTTTGTAAAAGGTGTTCATTTCTTCACTTTGCACGATAAATTTGAAGAAATGTATGAACAAATTACTGTTCAATTGGATGAAATTGCAGAACGTATTTTAATGATCGGTGGAAAACCTTTAGCAACAATGGCAAAATATATTAAAGAGTCTACAATAGAAGAAGCAGCTGCAGATGATGAAGAAGCGGAGATTATTCAGCAATTAGTAAAGAATATCACTCAGTTAATCAGTGAAATCCAAGAAGAAGGATATGCACTTACAGAGGAGTTTCATGATCATCCTACAGAAGATTTGTTGACAAGTCTACATGCTGATTTAGATAAAAAGAAATGGATGTTAGAATCCTATCAAAAGTGA
- the miaA gene encoding tRNA (adenosine(37)-N6)-dimethylallyltransferase MiaA: MKETVISIVGPTAVGKSLLGIEMAKRFNGEVISGDSTQVYKGMDIGTAKVTKEEMDGIMHHMIDIISPDESFSVADFQLHAKKCIDDVLGRGKLPILVGGSGLYIQAVLYNYNFSEQRRDESFTKKLEEIIEEEGPNQLYTRLKEVDPVQAAKVHPNNHRRLIRALEVYETTGMTMTEYQQQQQLESPYHLILIGLDMDRDVLYDRINQRVDHMIDTGLIEEVRDLIDRGYENCQSMHAIGYKEIIQHISGNQPMEYAIDALKQHSRKYAKRQLTWFRNKMNVQWYKMEPSIIDEKIEFILNDLAGILEEKSN; encoded by the coding sequence ATGAAAGAAACTGTTATATCGATAGTCGGACCAACTGCAGTAGGAAAGTCACTACTAGGAATAGAAATGGCCAAGCGTTTTAATGGAGAAGTCATTAGTGGTGACTCTACTCAAGTATATAAAGGCATGGATATTGGCACTGCAAAAGTTACAAAAGAGGAAATGGATGGAATCATGCATCATATGATTGATATAATTTCTCCAGATGAATCCTTTTCAGTTGCTGATTTTCAATTACACGCGAAGAAATGTATTGATGACGTGTTAGGTAGAGGCAAACTTCCTATATTGGTTGGAGGTAGTGGGTTATATATACAAGCTGTTTTATATAATTATAACTTTTCAGAGCAACGTCGTGATGAGTCATTCACGAAAAAACTAGAAGAGATTATTGAAGAAGAAGGACCTAACCAATTATATACGAGACTAAAAGAAGTCGATCCTGTACAAGCTGCAAAAGTTCATCCGAATAATCATCGTAGACTCATTCGTGCCCTTGAGGTTTATGAAACTACTGGAATGACTATGACAGAGTACCAACAGCAGCAACAGCTTGAATCACCCTATCACCTAATCTTAATTGGTTTAGATATGGATAGGGATGTATTATATGATCGAATAAATCAACGCGTGGATCATATGATTGATACTGGTTTAATAGAGGAAGTCAGGGATTTAATAGACCGAGGGTATGAAAACTGTCAATCTATGCATGCAATTGGGTATAAAGAAATTATCCAGCATATTTCTGGTAATCAACCGATGGAATACGCAATCGATGCTTTAAAGCAGCATTCTAGAAAATATGCAAAGCGACAGCTTACTTGGTTTCGAAATAAAATGAATGTTCAATGGTACAAGATGGAACCGTCAATAATCGATGAAAAAATTGAATTTATTTTGAATGATTTAGCAGGAATTTTAGAAGAAAAATCGAATTAA
- the hfq gene encoding RNA chaperone Hfq, which yields MAQSVNIQDQYLNQLRKNHISVTVFLTNGFQLRGLVKAFDNFTVLLETDGKQQLIFKHAISTFSPVKNVSLDKE from the coding sequence ATGGCTCAATCCGTTAATATTCAAGATCAGTACTTAAATCAGCTAAGAAAGAATCATATTTCCGTTACTGTATTTTTAACAAATGGATTTCAATTACGAGGCTTAGTAAAAGCATTTGATAATTTTACAGTTTTATTAGAAACGGATGGAAAACAGCAGCTTATCTTTAAGCATGCTATATCCACGTTCTCACCGGTTAAAAATGTTTCACTCGATAAAGAATAA